A single window of Nicotiana sylvestris chromosome 3, ASM39365v2, whole genome shotgun sequence DNA harbors:
- the LOC138887741 gene encoding uncharacterized protein, which produces MVVVDYVSKWVEAVALPNNEARSVVTFLKKNIFTRFGTPRAIISDGGSHFCNKSFDTLLTNYGVTHKVTTPYHPQASGQVEVSNREIKSILSKIVNANRTDWSKKLDDALWVIGQLTKHLSECPHTGWCSEKLVIFR; this is translated from the coding sequence ATGGTCGtggttgattatgtgtccaaatgggttgaggccgttgctttacccaacaatgaagcaAGAAGTGTGGTgacatttttgaagaagaatattttcacaagatttggtactccaagggctatcataagtgatgggggatcACATTTTTGCAATAAATCTTTCGACACCTTACTCACCAAttatggtgtcactcataaagtcacaactccctatcatccacaagcaagcggtcaagtggaagtctccaacagggagataaagagtattttgtccaaaataGTGAATGCTAATCGGACGGATTGGTCcaagaaacttgatgatgctttatgggtTATAGGACAACTTACAAAACACCTATCAGAATGTCCTCATACTGGTTGGTGttcggaaaagcttgtcatctttcgGTGA
- the LOC138887742 gene encoding uncharacterized protein, translating into MWALKKLNLEWDVAANLRVAHLNELDEFQYHAYTSSSLYKEKMKYLHDKHIWNKEFKEGNHLKSKWSGPFEVMGVTPFGALDLKNKKDEVFRVNVHQVKQYLGRVGDGHVVAE; encoded by the exons atgtgggctttaaagaagttgaatcttgaatgggatgttgccgCCAACTTAAGGGTGGCACATTTGAACGAGTTGGATGAATTCCAATACCATGCATACACAAGTTCTTCCTTATACAAAGAGaagatgaaatatcttcatgacaaGCACATATGGAACAAAGAGTTTAAAGAGGGTAATCAT ttaaagtctaaatggagtggcccATTCGAGGTTATGGGTGTGACACCCtttggtgcattggacttgaagAATAAAAAAGATGAAGTGTTTAGAGTCAATGTTCACCAGGTGAAGCAGTATCTGGGAAGAGTTGGTGATGGCCACGTCGTGGCG GAATGA
- the LOC138887743 gene encoding uncharacterized protein yields MVEVDPVKMLSFSLLAVPWMPHEVFDMADWSRKLAACSTYGECIGDFAERSFPLVEEKESSALGSRTNSKRKDPSKNESACSEAGPAQRLKGIVSAEPVASEASLFGEVVPLLSSSSSPAEGTLGDTGAQLSSSPSIEGTSRDARGQGPPKSSGVSSDHVHIEIGSTGVGKSGPVNARSTFEEAFDKLKSELLRCEARLRKALDGGNPSGFFLQSKAEDLKRLWGEVGRAKHECDELRAQMDAHIAAKEDALAKASALEVQLQNARANSSVRTSIIARLESELLKMKAEVVDARDKAEEIRTKGNKKVVIFLQDAADARAELRGDLDRESRSKEYVRCKSWRETLEEIHAMGFDLLEEIKQAKADEYDAKFLLSDVEDSEKEADGP; encoded by the exons ATGGTGGAGGTGGACCCTGTAAAGatgctttccttttctcttttggcGGTCCCGTGGATGCCACACGAGGTTTTTGACATGGCTGATTGGTCTCGGAAACTGGCAGCTTGCTCGACTTATGGTGAGT GCATTGGAGATTTTGCCGAGAGGTCGTTTCCCCTCGTGGAGGAGAAAGAATCGTCGGCTTTGGGGTCGAGGACTAACAGCAAACGGAAGGATCCATCGAAGAACGAGAGTGCTTGTAGTGAGGCAGGCCCTGCTCAAAGGCTTAAAGGAATTGTATCTGCTGAACCTGTGGCATCCGAGGCTTCTCTCTTTGGAGAGGTGGTTCCTCTCTTGTCGTCGTCTTCATCTCCCGCCGAAGGTACTTTGGGGGATACAGGTGCTCAGTTGTCGTCCTCGCCTTCCAtagaaggtacttcgagggatgctCGAGGTCAGGGACCGCCTAAATCAAGCGGGGTCTCAAGCGACCATGTCCACATTGAGATCGGTTCAACTGGGGTCGGTAAGAGCGGGCCAGTGAATGCTCGCTCAACCTTTGAGGAG gcctttgataAGCTCAAGTCCGAGTTGCTTCGTTGTGAAGCTCGGTTGAGGAAAGCCTTGGATGGgggaaatccctcaggcttcttt TTGCAGAGCAAGGCAGAAGATCTGAAACGCCTTTGGGGCGAGGTTGGTCGGGCCAAGCATGAGTGTGatgagctaagggctcagatgGATGCCCATATTGCGGCCAAGGAGGATGCTTTGGCTAAGGCTTCCGCCCTCGAAGTGCAGCTCCAGAATGCTCGTGCAAATAGCTCGGTCCGGACGAGCATTATTGCGAGGCTCGAGTCTGAACTTCTAAAGATGAAGGCCGAGGTTGTAGATGCTCGGGATAAAGCCGAAGAGATCCGAACCAAAGGTAACAAGAAAGTGGTCATTTTCTTGCAAGATGCTGCCGACGCTCGAGCTGAGCTGAGAGGGGATCTAGATCGAGAGAGTAGGAGCAAGGAGTATGTTAGGTGTAAATCttggagggaaaccctcgaggagatccatgccATGGGCTTTGATCTTTTGGAAGAGATAAAGCAGGCAAAGGCGGATGAATATGATGCtaagttccttctgtccgatgtcgaagatagcgagaaagaggccgatgggccatag